The Nostoc sp. 'Lobaria pulmonaria (5183) cyanobiont' DNA window GATGAAGACTTTATTGGAAAAAATAGGAGTTATATTGTATAATTGCGTGGTTTTGCCGCCAAAAGCTAATAAGTTAATTTTTATTTTGCATGAATCTAGTGAATAAAACAGAATTGACATTTGCGCTGACTACACCCTTATATTATGTAAACGATGTCCCTCATATAGGCAGTGCTTATACGACGATCGCAGCCGACGTAGTAGCACGATTTCACAGGTTACTAGGGCATCGGGTATTACTAATTACAGGTACAGATGAACATGGGCAAAAAATTCAGCGCTCAGCAGAAAGTTTAGGGAAAGCACCACAAGAGTTTTGCGATGAAATTGTCCCTAGTTTCATGAGTTTATGGCAATTATTAGACATTCAATACGATCGCTTTAGTCGGACTACTGCACCTCGTCATGAAGCGATCGTTAAAGAATTCTTTGAGCGAGTCTGGGAATCTGGTGATATCTACCAAGGACAACAACAAGGATGGTACTGCGTATCCTGCGAAGAATTCAAAGAAGAACGGGATCTGCTAGAAGGACACCGTTGCCCAATTCATACTAATAAAGAAGTGGAGTGGCGAGACGAACAAAACTATTTTTTCCGCTTATCCAAATATCAAACTAAGCTGACAGAATTTTATCAATCTAAACCGGATTTTATTCAACCAGAAAGTCGGCGCAACGAAGTTCTCAGCTTTGTCAATCAAGGACTGCAAGACTTTTCCATTTCACGAGTGAATTTAGATTGGGGTTTTCCCGTACCAGTCGATCCTAAGCACACCCTCTATGTCTGGTTTGATGCGCTGCTAGGTTATGTCACAGCATTACTTGAACCAGATGCAGAACCAACTTTAGCAAATGCTTTAGAAACATGGTGGCCGATGAATCTGCACCTAATTGGTAAAGATATTCTGCGCTTTCATGCAGTTTACTGGCCAGCAATGCTGTTATCAGCTGGCTTACCCTTGCCAGAGAGAGTATTTGGGCATGGCTTTTTGACTAAAGATGGTCTAAAGATGGGCAAAAGTCTGGGTAACACCCTTGATCCTGTGGCATTAGTTAAGAGCTATGGTAGTGATGCCGTTCGTTATTACTTCCTTAAGGAAATCGAATTTGGCAAGGATGGAGATTTTAATGAAGTTAGGTTCATTAATTCTCTGAATGCAGATTTAGCAGATAAATTAGGCAATTTGCTCAATCGCACTTTGAGCATGGTGAAAAAATACTGTGCTGA harbors:
- the metG gene encoding methionine--tRNA ligase, with the protein product MNLVNKTELTFALTTPLYYVNDVPHIGSAYTTIAADVVARFHRLLGHRVLLITGTDEHGQKIQRSAESLGKAPQEFCDEIVPSFMSLWQLLDIQYDRFSRTTAPRHEAIVKEFFERVWESGDIYQGQQQGWYCVSCEEFKEERDLLEGHRCPIHTNKEVEWRDEQNYFFRLSKYQTKLTEFYQSKPDFIQPESRRNEVLSFVNQGLQDFSISRVNLDWGFPVPVDPKHTLYVWFDALLGYVTALLEPDAEPTLANALETWWPMNLHLIGKDILRFHAVYWPAMLLSAGLPLPERVFGHGFLTKDGLKMGKSLGNTLDPVALVKSYGSDAVRYYFLKEIEFGKDGDFNEVRFINSLNADLADKLGNLLNRTLSMVKKYCAENKVPSIGNEAIPDENPLKAIGLRLGEQVKQAYQELAFSQACEAILSLVQVSNKFIDEQAPWSLYKQGQQESVEKVLYAVLESVRLAAYLLSPIIPNISSDIYQQLGFRINFNDQKQSSVTAPFAIHAKWGLLSSKQQLGTPQPIFKRIESPKND